The genomic interval GTCAGGCAGGGTTACCTCAATCGAAATCCTTGTGAGCTGGTTGACCCGCCCAAACCGCGTAAAAAGGCCATGAGAACCCTGGATCCATCATAACTTGCTGCTCTTCTTGACGTGGCTAAAAGCAACCGATTTTACCCGGCGATCTACACTGCCTTAATACCAGCTTGAGGCTGGCTGAAATGCTTGGTCTCAGGTGGCGTGATGTAGATCCGGATATTACCGGTTTCAATTTCAGTTAACCGCGTATTGTATAAACGCAAAGGCATCTGTGTTTTCAAGGAGCCGAAGACCGAAAGAAGCAGGCGCCAGGTGGCTATGACCCCCAAATTGGCAATTTTCCTGAGGCAATTCAAAAAAGAGTGTCAGAGGTTGTTAGAGAAGCTGGGGAGGTCTTTAACCCTGGATGAGCTCGTGTTTTTCAACCATAATGGGGGGCAATTGACCCCAGTGTGCTGAGCGGCAATTTCAGAAAAATTGTGAGAGCTGCTGGACTGAGTAGCATCAGGTTTCATAATCTAAGGCATACATTTGCCAGCTTGACACTCCTGAGTGGTGCTCCGCCTGAAGTGATAAGCGAAGCACTCGGTCACAGCTCGGTCGCTTTTACAATGGATGTGTATTCCCATATAATACCAGGTATGCAAGAAGAGGCAATGGCAAAACTAAACAGTGTAATATCTGCCGGCGAAGCCATTTCCCTGGAAATTAACACCATTGATTGACATAATAACAAGTCATGACTAGTTTTTAGCTTTCGTGCCAGCGTAGCTCAGTTGGTAGAGCAACGGTTTCGTAAACCGTCGGTCAAGAGTTCGAGTCTCTTCGCTGGCTCCAGTTTTTAAAGCTAAGAAAGCCCTGAAAGTAGCAAGTACTTCCGGGGCTTTCTTCGTTTTTGCTAACGGATTGCTAACGCATTAGAGTAAAATAATATCAGATATCTCACCGCGAGCAATATTCCCAAATGGCTTGCCAATCGGGTAGTTAGCCGTGTTAGCCAGGAAAAATACGCCCAGCGCGATGGAAACCTTATGATCCGCTCCCCAAGCTTAAAGTTTGCTACTAAAGTGAAGACATTACACGAGGAACATTAAGAATATACCCTAATCCAACTTTAGTTTCTATAATCGCAGTGTGATCAGAATCATCGCAAATTTTTTGCCGCAAACGTTGTACATAAACCCTAATAGCCTCAAGCGATCCAGGATAATCTTCTCCCCATATTTCACGAGCCAAGTTAGAATAGAGAACAATAACATTAGCATTTCTAAGTAGTGCATAGAAGATAATACACTCGTTCTTGGTAAGGAATATTTTCTTATGATTGAAATATAACTTGTGGGTTGACAACTCAAGTGTATACGGCCCCTTACTACATACGTCGTTGGAAACTAAAACGCTTTGTGTACGAACTAATGCTTTGACTCGAGCCAGGAATTCTGCTTTCCTAAAAGGTTTTACGATATAATCATTTGCCCCTAATTCCAAACCTCTGACAATATCATCTTCATCCCCCAATACTGTCAGTATAATTACTGGTATTTCAGAGAACATGCGCATTTGTTGCAACACATTGAATCCGCTTATATCAGGTAATCCCAGGTCCAAGATAATAATATCTGGCCGCACGGTTTCTATTAAGCTCAACCCTTCTACCCCTAAACGGGAAGAGAAGAGTTCTGCTTCAGGCCAGCGCATATGCAGGATTAGATTAAGTGATTTTACTATGTTCTGATCGTCTTCAATAGCAAGTATTTTCATGCCATTTTCCTTGTTTTAATTTTTATTCTTTGCTTTGTTGATAAGGGATAAATACAGTAAAAACACTTCCTTGGTTCACTTTACTTTCAACTGAAATTTTGCCACCATGCAATTCAACAATCATTTTTGACAATATTAATCCGATGCCAAGCCCATTGAAGCGAGCATGCTCGCTACCAGTTGGAAGTGCGCTGTTTAAACCATGGTCAAAAATACTTTTTTGTCTGTTATCGTTTATTCCACACCCATCATCGCTTATTATTAATAACAATTGGCCATCTTCTGCTTTTGCCGAAAAGCCCAACAATCCATGCTTTTTTGTGAATTTGCATGCATTATCTATCAAGTTGTTTATTACTTGTTTGATACGTTCAGCATCAATTTCAGCGTATCCAAGATTATCTTGAATATCAATTGTAATATTTTTTCCTTTGTTTTTTGCCACTAGCAATATATCCAGGCTGATCTCGTTGAGATATACCTCTAAATCAATGCTTTGAACATCTATTTTCAATAAACCCATCTCGCCCCTAATAATATCCAGTAATTCGTTTGTTCTTTTTTCTAAGCTGTTGATGCTATTCTCAATACTATGAGC from Dehalococcoidales bacterium carries:
- a CDS encoding response regulator transcription factor, translated to MKILAIEDDQNIVKSLNLILHMRWPEAELFSSRLGVEGLSLIETVRPDIIILDLGLPDISGFNVLQQMRMFSEIPVIILTVLGDEDDIVRGLELGANDYIVKPFRKAEFLARVKALVRTQSVLVSNDVCSKGPYTLELSTHKLYFNHKKIFLTKNECIIFYALLRNANVIVLYSNLAREIWGEDYPGSLEAIRVYVQRLRQKICDDSDHTAIIETKVGLGYILNVPRVMSSL
- a CDS encoding tyrosine-type recombinase/integrase, coding for MLSGNFRKIVRAAGLSSIRFHNLRHTFASLTLLSGAPPEVISEALGHSSVAFTMDVYSHIIPGMQEEAMAKLNSVISAGEAISLEINTID